From the genome of Rhodobacteraceae bacterium Araon29, one region includes:
- a CDS encoding AMP-binding protein, giving the protein MTPRAKWPSGVAKTLALPEQTLAANLIASAQKFAQRTAIIFHGAHYDYQTLLDRVENLSGYLQHSQGLKPGDRVLLFMQNSPQFVISYYAILHAGGVVVPVNPMSRSAELEYIRSDTDAKIICHGAELCEVVAPLLEAGKFDCALLADYAQMANPNYDLPLPKGLQKRDLAPLAAKGFTLWQRVIDSHSGAEPATISPDDLAVIPYSSGTTGQPKGCMHSHRTVMVTAVGGVQWYSMDENCVSLATMPMFHVTGMQAVMNGPVYAGGTVVIMSRWDRRIAAELIQRYGVTRWRSIAAMAIDFANMPDLERYDLSSLRAIGGGGAAMPAPVAHRLKTITGLDYIEGYGLSETMAATHINPVEDARPQCLGIPVFDVDACVWSPQSGAKLGANEVGEILLTGPQLFLGYWRRPKETEEVFVTVDGTRYLRTGDMGYVDEDGYFYMVDRLKRMINAAGFKVWPAEVEAIMHGHPEIAEVCVIGITDTRRGETAKAVIVPVDRENPPDPADIITWCKTNMAAYKCPTHIEFVTNLPKSGSSKVLWRELTEQARQSE; this is encoded by the coding sequence GTGACACCCCGCGCAAAATGGCCGAGCGGCGTTGCAAAAACGCTGGCTCTACCAGAGCAAACATTGGCGGCAAATTTAATCGCTTCTGCGCAAAAGTTTGCGCAGCGCACAGCGATTATATTTCACGGGGCTCATTACGACTATCAAACCCTATTGGATCGGGTGGAAAATCTGAGCGGGTATTTGCAACACAGCCAGGGCCTGAAACCCGGCGACCGGGTGCTTTTGTTTATGCAAAACAGTCCGCAATTCGTTATTTCCTATTATGCCATCTTACATGCGGGGGGCGTTGTGGTGCCCGTCAATCCAATGTCGCGCAGCGCCGAGCTTGAATATATTCGCAGTGATACCGATGCAAAAATCATTTGCCACGGCGCTGAGCTCTGCGAGGTGGTCGCGCCGCTTCTAGAGGCTGGTAAATTTGATTGCGCCTTGCTCGCCGATTATGCGCAGATGGCCAATCCGAACTATGATCTGCCGCTGCCCAAAGGCTTGCAAAAGCGGGATTTGGCGCCTTTAGCAGCCAAAGGCTTCACCCTATGGCAACGTGTTATCGACAGCCATAGCGGCGCAGAACCAGCCACGATAAGCCCTGATGACTTAGCCGTCATTCCCTATAGTTCAGGCACCACCGGACAGCCCAAGGGCTGCATGCACAGCCACCGCACGGTGATGGTCACTGCTGTGGGCGGGGTGCAATGGTACAGCATGGATGAAAACTGCGTCTCGCTTGCAACCATGCCGATGTTTCATGTCACCGGCATGCAGGCGGTGATGAACGGGCCGGTGTATGCAGGCGGAACCGTGGTGATCATGTCCCGCTGGGATCGGCGCATCGCTGCCGAACTGATCCAGCGCTACGGTGTGACCCGCTGGCGCTCGATTGCCGCTATGGCGATAGATTTCGCCAATATGCCCGATCTTGAGCGCTATGACCTGTCGAGCTTGCGCGCGATCGGCGGCGGCGGCGCCGCCATGCCCGCACCAGTTGCCCATCGGCTAAAAACCATCACCGGACTTGATTACATCGAAGGCTATGGGCTGAGCGAAACCATGGCTGCCACCCATATTAATCCGGTCGAAGACGCGCGTCCGCAGTGCCTTGGCATACCTGTGTTTGATGTGGACGCCTGTGTTTGGTCGCCCCAAAGCGGCGCAAAGCTGGGCGCCAATGAGGTGGGCGAAATTCTACTGACCGGGCCGCAGCTTTTTTTAGGCTATTGGCGACGGCCAAAAGAAACAGAAGAGGTCTTCGTCACAGTGGATGGCACGCGCTATTTGCGCACCGGAGATATGGGATATGTGGATGAAGACGGTTATTTTTATATGGTTGACCGCCTCAAACGCATGATCAATGCGGCCGGCTTTAAAGTCTGGCCTGCCGAGGTCGAAGCCATCATGCATGGCCACCCAGAGATCGCCGAGGTTTGCGTGATTGGCATTACCGACACCCGGCGCGGCGAAACCGCCAAAGCGGTTATTGTGCCCGTTGATCGTGAAAATCCACCCGATCCGGCCGATATCATCACATGGTGCAAAACCAATATGGCGGCGTATAAATGCCCGACCCATATTGAATTTGTTACCAATTTGCCAAAATCCGGATCAAGCAAGGTGCTTTGGCGCGAGCTAACCGAGCAAGCCAGACAAAGCGAATAG
- a CDS encoding MaoC family dehydratase, whose translation MSSIALDDFLKLEGQKVGTSRWFEIDQSRIDNFADVTEDHQFIHVDEKAAEKTPFGTTIAHGFLTLSMLSAMIYDGVPDIEGATMGVNYGFDKIRFISPVKSGARVRAHFTLKSVRHPKPTEVTNIWDITVEIEGQERPALIAEWIGRQYF comes from the coding sequence ATGAGCAGCATTGCACTAGATGATTTTTTAAAGCTTGAGGGCCAGAAAGTTGGCACTTCGCGCTGGTTCGAGATTGATCAAAGCCGGATTGATAATTTCGCCGATGTGACAGAAGACCATCAGTTTATCCACGTGGACGAAAAAGCGGCTGAAAAGACGCCGTTTGGCACCACCATTGCGCATGGGTTTTTGACCTTATCGATGCTTTCGGCGATGATTTACGACGGTGTCCCAGACATCGAAGGCGCCACTATGGGCGTGAACTATGGTTTTGATAAAATCCGGTTCATCTCGCCGGTGAAATCCGGTGCGCGTGTGCGCGCGCATTTCACATTGAAAAGCGTGCGTCACCCCAAACCAACCGAAGTGACCAATATATGGGACATCACCGTAGAAATTGAGGGCCAAGAGCGCCCCGCGCTGATCGCCGAATGGATTGGCAGACAGTATTTTTAA
- the lptA gene encoding lipopolysaccharide transport periplasmic protein LptA — protein MGKISLVLILMVFGALSATTSMLLAQEATPGFGSITEDSKEPIEISADQLKFDDETGLATFQGDVLIIQGDLQLTAEFVEVVYSDDRSKINSMIAKTNVRLTSGPDKAKSDAADYDLSRGSIILTGNVSILQEGNTLVAERAEIDLETGTSKASGRVKTVLVPASE, from the coding sequence GTGGGCAAAATTTCTTTGGTACTGATTTTAATGGTATTTGGGGCGCTGAGTGCTACCACCTCTATGCTTCTGGCACAAGAAGCCACCCCCGGATTCGGGTCAATAACCGAAGACAGCAAAGAACCAATCGAAATCTCTGCAGATCAGCTAAAGTTTGATGACGAAACCGGGCTAGCTACGTTTCAGGGTGATGTATTGATCATTCAGGGTGATTTGCAGCTTACCGCGGAATTTGTTGAAGTTGTTTACTCAGATGACAGATCAAAGATTAACAGTATGATTGCGAAAACCAATGTCCGGCTGACCAGTGGGCCGGACAAAGCCAAATCAGATGCAGCCGACTATGATTTGTCGCGGGGTAGCATTATTTTGACGGGCAATGTTTCGATACTTCAAGAAGGCAATACCCTTGTAGCAGAGCGGGCAGAAATCGATCTTGAAACCGGCACCTCTAAGGCGTCAGGCCGCGTCAAAACAGTTTTAGTTCCTGCG
- a CDS encoding nitronate monooxygenase — MTKLPSQLTGLRLPVIAAPLFIISNPDLVIAQCKAGIVGSFPALNAREKDGEPIELERWLKQITEELDRYNQANPDNPAAPFAVNQIVHRSNARLDRDVEICAKWKVPIWITSLGARVEVNDAAHSCGGIALHDIINNRFAKKAIEKGADGLIAVAAGAGGHAGALSPMALISEIREWFTGPLMLSGSIATGGSILAAQAMGADLAYIGSPFIATKEANAVADYKQMIIDSSADDIVYSSLFTGVDGNYLKPSISRAGMDPDNLPSADASSMDFSQDREKPKSWKEIWGSGQGIGAIKTHMTTQELVDQFTAQYGHAKDRLFGQANG, encoded by the coding sequence ATGACCAAACTTCCATCGCAACTAACAGGTCTGCGCCTTCCTGTGATCGCAGCGCCGCTTTTCATTATCTCAAATCCTGATCTGGTGATTGCCCAATGCAAAGCCGGCATTGTCGGCTCGTTTCCAGCGCTCAACGCGCGGGAAAAAGACGGCGAGCCGATTGAGCTAGAGCGCTGGCTAAAGCAGATCACAGAAGAGCTTGACCGCTATAACCAAGCGAACCCAGACAATCCGGCGGCGCCTTTTGCAGTCAATCAGATCGTGCACCGGTCAAATGCGCGGCTTGATCGCGATGTTGAAATATGCGCCAAATGGAAAGTACCGATCTGGATTACATCGCTGGGGGCCCGCGTCGAGGTGAATGACGCCGCCCATAGCTGCGGCGGCATCGCCCTGCATGATATTATCAACAACCGCTTTGCCAAAAAAGCGATCGAAAAAGGCGCGGATGGATTGATCGCGGTCGCCGCAGGTGCGGGCGGGCATGCCGGCGCTTTATCGCCAATGGCCCTGATCAGCGAAATCCGCGAATGGTTCACAGGCCCGCTGATGTTATCTGGCTCGATTGCAACCGGCGGCAGTATTCTGGCCGCTCAGGCTATGGGCGCCGATCTGGCCTATATTGGATCGCCTTTTATCGCCACAAAAGAGGCCAATGCAGTCGCCGATTACAAACAAATGATCATCGACAGTAGCGCCGACGACATTGTCTATTCCTCGCTCTTTACCGGTGTGGATGGCAACTATCTAAAGCCCTCAATCTCGCGGGCCGGAATGGACCCTGATAATCTGCCCAGCGCCGATGCCAGCTCAATGGATTTTTCCCAAGACCGCGAAAAGCCAAAATCATGGAAAGAAATCTGGGGGTCAGGTCAGGGCATTGGGGCGATCAAAACCCAT
- a CDS encoding SDR family oxidoreductase codes for MTPDSLFGLTGKTALVTGGATGIGRMAATGLAAAGARVLIASRKAEACAEVAAAINAADLAGSAEGFGGDVGSAEGIETLISAVQQRTGALNILMNNAGRTWGMPFGVFPYDAWEKVMALNVTGMFHLTQGLGDMLADAGTVDDPARVVNVGSVMGEVPMGDGAYSYSVSKAGVHHMTRILAKELGPRHITVNALAPGPFQSGMTDFAIGQDSGADRVAERVPSGRIGRPEDIAACLQFLCGYGGSYITGAVIPVSGGINVATGASIFGED; via the coding sequence ATGACGCCTGACAGTCTTTTTGGATTAACCGGCAAAACCGCTTTAGTCACTGGCGGGGCCACCGGTATTGGGCGGATGGCCGCCACAGGACTGGCCGCTGCCGGCGCGCGTGTTCTCATTGCAAGCCGCAAGGCAGAAGCCTGCGCCGAGGTTGCCGCCGCTATAAACGCCGCCGATCTTGCCGGCTCTGCCGAGGGCTTTGGCGGCGATGTCGGCAGCGCCGAGGGTATTGAGACCTTGATCAGCGCAGTGCAGCAGCGCACCGGTGCATTGAACATCCTGATGAACAACGCAGGGCGCACTTGGGGCATGCCATTTGGCGTTTTCCCCTATGACGCTTGGGAAAAGGTGATGGCCCTGAACGTGACTGGCATGTTCCACCTGACCCAAGGTCTGGGCGATATGCTGGCGGATGCGGGAACGGTGGACGATCCGGCGCGGGTGGTCAATGTTGGCAGCGTGATGGGCGAAGTGCCTATGGGCGATGGCGCCTATTCTTATTCGGTCTCGAAAGCAGGGGTACATCATATGACCCGCATTCTGGCTAAAGAACTGGGCCCGCGTCATATCACGGTCAACGCTTTGGCCCCGGGGCCATTTCAATCCGGGATGACCGATTTTGCCATCGGTCAGGACAGCGGCGCAGATCGGGTTGCCGAGCGAGTGCCAAGCGGCCGTATCGGGCGGCCAGAAGATATCGCCGCCTGTCTTCAGTTTCTTTGCGGCTATGGCGGATCTTACATAACCGGCGCAGTGATCCCTGTCTCTGGCGGCATAAACGTGGCCACCGGAGCTTCGATATTCGGAGAGGATTAG
- a CDS encoding ribonuclease D, with the protein MSNFLYQGDLPDNLDLGPVVAIDCETMGLNPHRDRLCLVQMSGGDGNAHLVQVALGQDAAPNLCRMLQDPKVLKLFHFGRFDIAALYHAFGALTAPVYCTKIASKLTRTYTDRHGLKNLLQELLSVDISKQQQSSDWGADELTDAQMDYAASDVLYLHQLRDALNIRLAREGRTEIAQRCFDFLPTRAQLDLAGWPEIDIFAH; encoded by the coding sequence GTGAGCAATTTTCTCTATCAAGGCGATCTTCCGGACAATTTAGACTTGGGGCCTGTGGTCGCCATTGACTGTGAAACCATGGGGCTTAATCCGCATCGGGACCGGCTTTGTCTTGTGCAAATGTCTGGCGGTGATGGCAATGCACATCTTGTTCAGGTGGCGCTGGGGCAGGATGCGGCACCCAATTTATGCCGTATGCTGCAAGACCCCAAGGTGCTAAAATTATTCCATTTTGGGCGCTTTGACATTGCGGCGCTATACCATGCCTTTGGTGCCCTGACTGCGCCGGTCTATTGTACGAAAATTGCCAGTAAACTGACCCGCACCTATACCGACCGGCATGGATTGAAAAACCTGCTGCAGGAATTGTTATCGGTTGATATTTCCAAACAGCAGCAATCTTCGGATTGGGGCGCTGATGAATTAACAGATGCGCAAATGGATTATGCCGCATCCGATGTGCTTTATTTGCATCAATTGCGCGATGCGCTGAACATCCGTTTGGCGCGCGAGGGTAGAACAGAGATCGCGCAAAGGTGTTTTGACTTCCTTCCCACCCGGGCGCAGCTTGATCTTGCAGGTTGGCCAGAGATTGATATTTTTGCCCACTAG